A single genomic interval of Amycolatopsis albispora harbors:
- a CDS encoding SDR family oxidoreductase: MSGNRPGRVVLVAGASSGIGHAASVSLAARGHRVFGTSRTWSRTPPPGIEPVILDVTGEASATRCVEEVLDRAGRIDALVYSAGHYVAGAVEETTPELALRQLDAYFLGAHRVVRAVLPSMRHASGGRLIFLSSSAAVAAIPFHAVYSASKAALEHYVDALRYEVAPFGVDATCVQGTSVRTGAADAAQRAEPGIAAYATARDSVVETFARTQREGRPPTVFARTITRAVEADRLPPRYRPGFQAKTLPAIRAMLPEAAFRVLFGRKFGLPRH; the protein is encoded by the coding sequence ATGAGCGGAAACCGGCCGGGCCGCGTTGTCCTGGTCGCGGGTGCGTCTTCGGGCATCGGGCACGCCGCGTCGGTCTCGCTCGCGGCCAGGGGGCACCGGGTTTTCGGCACCAGCCGGACGTGGTCGCGCACCCCGCCGCCCGGTATCGAGCCGGTCATCTTGGACGTGACCGGCGAAGCATCCGCCACCCGGTGCGTCGAGGAGGTGCTCGACCGCGCCGGGCGGATCGACGCGCTCGTCTACAGCGCGGGGCACTACGTCGCGGGTGCGGTGGAGGAAACCACGCCGGAACTGGCCCTGCGGCAGCTGGACGCCTATTTCCTCGGTGCGCACCGCGTGGTGCGCGCGGTGTTGCCGTCGATGCGTCACGCCTCGGGCGGACGGCTGATCTTCCTGAGTTCCAGCGCGGCGGTCGCCGCCATTCCGTTCCACGCGGTGTATTCCGCGAGCAAGGCCGCACTGGAGCACTACGTCGACGCGCTGCGCTACGAGGTCGCGCCCTTCGGCGTGGACGCGACCTGCGTGCAGGGCACGAGCGTCCGCACCGGAGCGGCCGACGCGGCCCAGCGCGCGGAACCCGGGATCGCCGCTTACGCCACCGCCCGCGACTCGGTGGTCGAGACCTTCGCGAGAACCCAGCGCGAGGGCCGCCCGCCGACGGTGTTCGCGCGCACGATCACCCGTGCCGTCGAAGCCGACCGGCTCCCACCGCGTTACCGGCCCGGGTTCCAGGCGAAAACGCTGCCCGCCATCCGCGCGATGTTGCCCGAAGCGGCGTTCCGCGTCCTGTTCGGCCGGAAGTTCGGCCTGCCAAGGCACTAG
- a CDS encoding LysR family transcriptional regulator, translating to MELRQLEHFLAVVRHGSFTAAAREVHIVQSALSASVRKLEASLGAPLFERTTRRVLLTEAGRALLPMAHRITADLDAARGEVAAVAGLSTGRVAVGTIQTLTEVDLPAELGTFRRRYPGVRIHVRDGMVPELTRAILDGELDLAYLAADAALPGELVSFAQWEQRMALLCHPGHRLAHRRRVRLAECDGEPFVSFTGSGLERLVDRGFVEAGVRYRQVCEATHIPLLVELVAAGLGLGVVPEPIAERSGLPHAQLTQPALARTIHLAGRLREQVNPAARALLQQLTATPR from the coding sequence ATGGAACTCCGGCAGCTCGAGCACTTTCTCGCCGTGGTGCGGCACGGGAGTTTCACCGCCGCCGCGCGGGAGGTGCATATTGTGCAGTCCGCGCTGAGCGCCTCGGTCCGCAAGCTCGAAGCCTCCCTCGGTGCGCCGCTGTTCGAGCGCACCACGCGCCGCGTGCTGCTGACCGAGGCGGGCCGCGCGCTGCTGCCGATGGCCCACCGGATCACCGCCGACCTCGACGCCGCGCGGGGTGAGGTGGCGGCGGTCGCCGGGCTGTCCACCGGGCGCGTCGCGGTCGGCACCATCCAGACGCTGACCGAGGTCGACCTGCCCGCCGAACTCGGCACCTTCCGGCGCCGCTACCCCGGCGTGCGCATCCACGTCCGCGACGGCATGGTGCCCGAGCTGACCCGCGCCATCCTGGACGGCGAGCTGGACCTCGCCTACCTGGCCGCCGACGCCGCCCTCCCCGGCGAGCTGGTCAGCTTCGCGCAGTGGGAGCAACGCATGGCGCTGCTGTGCCACCCCGGCCACCGGCTGGCGCACCGGCGGCGCGTGCGGCTGGCCGAGTGCGACGGCGAGCCGTTCGTCAGCTTCACCGGCAGCGGCCTGGAAAGGCTCGTCGACCGCGGGTTCGTCGAGGCCGGGGTGCGCTACCGCCAGGTCTGCGAAGCCACGCACATCCCGCTCCTGGTCGAGCTGGTCGCGGCGGGACTCGGGCTCGGCGTGGTGCCCGAGCCCATCGCCGAGCGCAGCGGGCTGCCGCACGCGCAGCTCACCCAGCCCGCCCTGGCCAGGACGATCCACCTCGCGGGCCGCCTGCGCGAGCAGGTCAATCCGGCGGCGCGGGCGTTGCTCCAGCAGCTGACAGCCACGCCGCGATGA
- a CDS encoding class I SAM-dependent DNA methyltransferase — protein MTGDNWEADTRASYDTVAESYADQVRGAIAHYPYLRAALAAFAESTGGGPVADIGCGPGEVTAHLNELGVEAFGIDLSPAMIALARRTHPGLRFEVGSMVALELPAASVGGLLAWQSLIHVPDAEIPAVLAGFHRVLRPGGPLQLLFHVGDTSRLKTEGYGGHPMKVRVHRRRPERVSAWLRAAGFEVEAELLLDPAAEVPQAVLFARRG, from the coding sequence GTGACGGGAGACAACTGGGAGGCCGACACACGGGCGTCCTACGACACCGTGGCGGAAAGCTACGCCGACCAGGTCCGCGGCGCCATCGCCCACTATCCGTACCTACGGGCAGCACTGGCGGCGTTCGCGGAAAGCACGGGCGGCGGTCCGGTTGCCGACATCGGCTGCGGCCCGGGAGAAGTCACCGCCCACCTCAACGAACTCGGGGTTGAGGCCTTCGGCATCGACCTGTCACCCGCGATGATCGCGCTGGCCCGCCGAACCCACCCCGGCCTGCGGTTCGAGGTGGGCTCGATGGTGGCCCTGGAACTGCCCGCGGCTTCGGTGGGTGGCCTGCTCGCCTGGCAGTCGCTGATCCACGTGCCGGACGCCGAGATTCCCGCGGTACTCGCGGGTTTCCACCGCGTGCTGCGTCCTGGCGGACCGCTGCAGCTCCTGTTCCACGTCGGCGACACGTCACGGCTGAAGACCGAGGGCTACGGCGGCCACCCGATGAAGGTGCGGGTGCACCGCCGCCGCCCGGAGCGGGTGTCGGCCTGGCTGCGCGCCGCCGGGTTCGAGGTGGAGGCGGAGCTCCTGCTCGACCCGGCGGCGGAAGTCCCGCAGGCGGTGCTGTTCGCACGCCGCGGCTGA
- a CDS encoding MFS transporter, producing MNTDTTKRAGRREWIGLAVLALPTLLLSLDMSVLHLAVPHLAADLRPDGSELLWIIDIYGFMIAGFLVTMGTLGDRIGRRKLLMIGGAAFGLASIAAAFATDPAMLIAARAVLGVAGATLMPSTLALISNMFTDAKQRGTAIAVWMSCFMGGMVIGPVVGGALLEVAHWGAVFLLAVPVMVLLLVTAPKLLPEYRDEQAGKLDLASVALWLGAVLPIVYALKEFAKDGPDAASVFALVAGIAVGAVFVRRQRTLAHPMLDLTLFRDQKFAAALGIVLVGALTMGGVFLLVNQYLQLVEGLSAAQAGVALVPQAGAVVAGSLIAPKLARRFRPEFVLGAGMLVAAGGMLLFTMAEAGSGLLVLVLGVSVAAFGMGPQGVLCTEMVISSVPPRKAGAASAMSETTAEFGIAMGIAVFGSIGTAVYRSEVDFPAGSPAGDSLAGAVVHGDQSLLGAARDAFSSGLHTVATISAVVVVVFAVVGMTALRQKAQKAQPELAAA from the coding sequence ATGAACACGGACACCACAAAGCGGGCCGGGCGGCGGGAATGGATCGGGCTGGCCGTGCTGGCGCTGCCGACGCTGCTGCTGTCGCTGGACATGAGCGTGCTGCACCTCGCGGTCCCGCACCTGGCCGCCGACCTGCGGCCCGACGGCAGCGAGCTGCTGTGGATCATCGACATCTACGGCTTCATGATCGCCGGGTTCCTGGTCACCATGGGCACGCTCGGTGATCGGATCGGGCGGCGGAAACTGCTGATGATCGGCGGTGCGGCGTTCGGGCTGGCCTCGATCGCGGCGGCGTTCGCCACCGATCCGGCGATGCTGATCGCGGCGCGGGCGGTGCTCGGGGTCGCCGGTGCCACGCTCATGCCGTCGACGCTGGCGCTGATCAGCAACATGTTCACCGACGCCAAGCAGCGCGGCACGGCGATCGCGGTGTGGATGAGCTGCTTCATGGGCGGCATGGTGATCGGCCCGGTGGTCGGCGGGGCGCTGCTGGAGGTGGCGCACTGGGGTGCGGTGTTCCTGCTGGCCGTGCCGGTGATGGTGCTGCTGCTGGTGACCGCGCCGAAGCTGCTGCCGGAGTACCGCGACGAGCAGGCGGGCAAGCTCGACCTGGCCAGCGTCGCGCTGTGGCTCGGTGCGGTGCTGCCGATCGTCTACGCGCTGAAGGAATTCGCCAAGGACGGCCCGGACGCGGCCAGCGTCTTCGCGCTGGTGGCCGGTATCGCGGTCGGCGCGGTGTTCGTGCGGCGGCAGCGGACGCTGGCGCACCCGATGCTGGACCTGACCCTGTTCCGCGACCAGAAGTTCGCCGCGGCGCTGGGCATCGTGCTGGTCGGGGCGCTCACCATGGGTGGGGTTTTCCTGCTGGTGAACCAGTATCTGCAGCTGGTCGAGGGGCTGTCGGCGGCGCAGGCCGGGGTGGCGCTGGTGCCGCAGGCCGGTGCGGTGGTCGCCGGTTCGCTGATCGCGCCGAAGCTGGCGCGGCGGTTCCGGCCGGAGTTCGTGCTGGGGGCGGGCATGCTCGTCGCGGCAGGCGGCATGCTGCTGTTCACCATGGCCGAGGCGGGCAGTGGGCTGCTGGTGCTGGTGCTCGGCGTGTCGGTGGCGGCGTTCGGCATGGGTCCGCAGGGCGTGCTGTGCACCGAGATGGTGATCAGCTCGGTGCCGCCGCGGAAGGCGGGCGCGGCGTCGGCGATGTCGGAGACCACCGCGGAATTCGGCATCGCGATGGGGATCGCGGTGTTCGGCAGCATCGGCACCGCGGTGTACCGGTCCGAAGTGGACTTCCCAGCCGGCTCGCCGGCGGGCGACAGCCTGGCGGGCGCGGTGGTGCACGGTGACCAGTCGCTACTGGGCGCCGCGCGGGACGCGTTCAGCTCGGGCCTGCACACGGTGGCGACCATCAGCGCGGTCGTTGTGGTGGTATTCGCCGTGGTCGGCATGACGGCGCTGCGGCAGAAGGCACAGAAGGCACAGCCGGAACTGGCCGCCGCCTGA
- a CDS encoding phosphotransferase produces MSLSELPDWLPGWCADRLGAEPAEVLFHRPGISVVFGLRLGDGAEVVVKARDDDGRAASCVAAQARLAERGFPCARPLTPVTALGSLAVHAEEFRPGGELLSGDSPEVAVRYAEVFARLMAELASVTVAPPLPNPRWARWDHRDSGVWPSIGFLDERDQSLVPEYIVDTAVRVRRRVLAADLPCVLGHADFEAQNLRWHGDDVWAVHDWDSLAWQPEAALAGAASGTFPKIAPATLPPIASSAAFLTTYQDLRGREFSAVEQEIAWAASMWTAAHDARWDALHGHGPRAGDALRAQAAERLRRAGA; encoded by the coding sequence ATGTCGTTGAGCGAGCTGCCTGACTGGCTCCCGGGCTGGTGCGCCGACCGGCTGGGTGCCGAGCCCGCCGAAGTGCTGTTCCACCGGCCGGGGATCTCGGTGGTTTTTGGGCTCCGGCTGGGCGATGGCGCGGAGGTGGTGGTCAAGGCACGCGACGACGACGGCCGGGCGGCCTCGTGCGTGGCGGCGCAGGCGCGGCTGGCCGAGCGCGGGTTCCCGTGTGCCCGGCCGCTGACCCCGGTGACCGCCCTCGGTTCGCTGGCGGTGCACGCCGAGGAGTTCCGGCCGGGCGGCGAACTCCTGTCCGGGGATTCGCCGGAGGTGGCCGTGCGGTACGCGGAGGTGTTCGCGCGGTTGATGGCGGAACTGGCCAGCGTCACCGTGGCGCCGCCGCTGCCGAATCCGCGCTGGGCGCGCTGGGACCACCGGGACTCCGGGGTATGGCCGTCGATCGGCTTTCTCGACGAGCGGGACCAGAGCCTCGTGCCTGAGTACATAGTGGACACGGCCGTCCGGGTGCGGCGCCGGGTGCTGGCCGCGGACCTGCCGTGCGTGCTGGGCCACGCCGACTTCGAGGCGCAGAACCTGCGCTGGCACGGCGACGACGTGTGGGCGGTCCACGACTGGGACAGCCTCGCGTGGCAGCCGGAAGCAGCGCTGGCCGGAGCGGCGAGCGGCACGTTCCCCAAGATCGCCCCGGCCACGCTGCCGCCGATCGCCAGCTCGGCGGCCTTCCTGACCACCTACCAGGACCTCCGCGGGCGCGAATTCTCGGCCGTCGAGCAGGAGATCGCGTGGGCGGCCAGCATGTGGACGGCCGCCCACGACGCCCGCTGGGACGCCCTGCACGGCCACGGCCCGCGTGCCGGTGACGCACTGCGGGCACAGGCGGCCGAACGCCTCCGCCGGGCGGGTGCCTGA
- a CDS encoding FAD-dependent monooxygenase: MIADVVVVGGGPNGLMLACELSLAGVRPVVLERLPKASEEPKANGLLGQVVRLADHRGLYPKLSGSPDPPEPNSAYFMFGALGLDLSLLDESPVYALPAPQHHIVRVLEERAIELGVEIRRGHEVTGISQDEDAVTVEVGDYRLRTRYLVGADGAHSITRKLSGIGFPGVTYDRMTLRSAHATLPADWLDPTTGALNVPGHGPILPFLPHRTEHGGFSYAPLPGHPPLISTTEWDQPESDAAMSLGELCASIRRVLGTDVPLAPPESDQPVVLRRLTGGNTRLAERFSDGRVFLIGDAAHVFSATGGGPGLNLGLQDAANLAWKLAAELRGTAPPGLLATYETERRAAAERMVLNARAQAALIAPGDDVTGLRELFTELLRDKHTVRRLAELTTGADVRYDVGDSSPLSGRFAPELTLDTPAGTVRLAELTRTARPLLIDLTEGAALSAEVAEWLDHFDVVTAKPQPGAPTALLLRPDCYVAWASDSPRPDTGALRAALRRWLLPANADEQRRSAAGTMAG, from the coding sequence GTGATCGCAGACGTGGTCGTGGTCGGTGGCGGCCCGAACGGGTTGATGCTGGCTTGCGAGCTGAGCCTGGCCGGCGTCCGGCCGGTCGTGCTCGAACGCCTTCCCAAGGCCAGCGAGGAGCCGAAGGCGAATGGCCTGCTCGGCCAGGTCGTCCGCCTGGCGGACCACCGCGGCCTCTATCCCAAACTCAGCGGCAGCCCCGATCCGCCCGAACCGAATTCCGCGTACTTCATGTTCGGCGCGCTCGGCCTTGACCTGAGCCTGCTCGACGAGAGCCCGGTATACGCCCTGCCCGCACCACAGCACCACATCGTGCGCGTGCTCGAAGAACGCGCCATCGAACTGGGCGTGGAAATCCGGCGAGGCCACGAAGTCACCGGCATCTCCCAGGACGAGGACGCGGTTACCGTCGAAGTCGGCGACTACCGGCTCCGCACCCGCTACCTCGTCGGCGCGGACGGGGCGCACAGCATCACGCGCAAGCTGTCGGGCATCGGCTTCCCCGGGGTCACCTACGACCGGATGACGCTGCGTTCGGCACACGCGACACTCCCGGCGGACTGGCTCGATCCCACCACCGGCGCGCTGAACGTGCCCGGCCACGGGCCCATCCTGCCGTTCCTTCCCCACCGCACCGAGCACGGCGGTTTCTCCTACGCACCACTGCCCGGGCACCCGCCGCTGATCAGCACCACCGAATGGGACCAGCCGGAATCCGACGCCGCGATGAGCCTCGGCGAACTGTGCGCGAGCATCCGGCGTGTGCTCGGCACCGACGTGCCGCTCGCGCCGCCCGAAAGCGACCAGCCGGTGGTGCTGCGCCGCCTGACCGGCGGCAACACCCGCCTGGCCGAGCGGTTTTCCGACGGCCGGGTGTTCCTGATCGGCGACGCCGCCCACGTGTTCTCCGCGACCGGCGGCGGGCCCGGCCTCAACCTCGGCCTGCAGGACGCGGCCAATCTCGCCTGGAAGCTCGCCGCCGAGCTGCGCGGCACCGCCCCGCCGGGGCTGCTCGCCACCTACGAAACCGAGCGGCGCGCGGCCGCCGAGCGCATGGTGCTCAACGCGCGGGCGCAGGCCGCCCTGATCGCACCCGGCGACGACGTCACCGGACTGCGTGAGCTGTTCACCGAACTCCTCCGCGACAAGCACACCGTGCGGCGCCTCGCGGAACTCACCACGGGCGCGGACGTCCGTTACGACGTGGGCGACTCCAGCCCGCTGAGCGGCCGGTTCGCGCCGGAGCTGACGCTGGACACCCCGGCCGGGACCGTCCGGCTGGCCGAGTTGACCAGGACCGCGCGGCCGCTGCTGATCGACCTGACCGAGGGCGCCGCGCTGTCCGCAGAAGTGGCTGAGTGGCTGGACCACTTCGACGTCGTCACCGCGAAACCCCAGCCCGGCGCGCCGACGGCGTTGCTGCTCCGGCCGGACTGCTACGTCGCCTGGGCGTCCGACTCACCCCGGCCGGACACCGGCGCACTCCGCGCGGCGCTGCGGCGGTGGCTGCTCCCCGCCAACGCCGATGAGCAGCGGCGTTCGGCGGCGGGCACGATGGCCGGGTGA
- a CDS encoding SLC13 family permease, whose amino-acid sequence MSLQLITVAALALVFLIATVLPVHMGALAFVAAFVVGTAFAGESTDDIVAGFPGDLFVILVGVTLLFAIAKGNGTVDWLVHRAVRAVGGRIMLIPWVMFGVTAVLTAVGAVVPAAVAIIAPIGMSFASRYRINPVLMGLLIINGASAGGFSPMSIFGGIVNGVVERNNLPSDPGLLFVSSFLFNVVLSVVVFFLFGGRELLRRQPEKAEAVLAGGGTPPAPAPGTPSGGTTGDDADVPPALTRDGVFTLLGLASLAIGVLVFGLDVGFTALSVAALLSLVSPTAAKAAVGQVAWPTVLLICGIVTYVSLMERAGTIDWLGNLVTGIGTPLLAALVICVIGAIVSAFASTTGILGALIPLAVPFLLAGEIGAVGLIVALSISSSVVDSSPFSTSGALVVANTPAADRDRTFRRLMIWGFSMCAVAPVATWIFFVSPGWL is encoded by the coding sequence ATGTCGCTGCAACTGATCACCGTCGCCGCGCTCGCGCTGGTGTTCCTGATCGCCACGGTCCTGCCGGTGCACATGGGCGCGCTCGCCTTCGTCGCGGCGTTCGTGGTGGGCACGGCCTTCGCCGGGGAGAGCACCGACGACATCGTGGCCGGGTTCCCCGGCGACCTGTTCGTCATCCTGGTCGGGGTCACGCTGCTGTTCGCCATCGCCAAGGGCAACGGCACGGTCGACTGGCTGGTGCACCGCGCCGTCCGCGCGGTGGGCGGCCGGATCATGCTGATCCCGTGGGTGATGTTCGGCGTCACCGCGGTGCTGACCGCGGTCGGCGCGGTGGTCCCGGCGGCGGTGGCGATCATCGCGCCGATCGGGATGAGCTTCGCGTCGCGTTACCGGATCAACCCGGTGCTGATGGGCCTGCTGATCATCAACGGCGCCAGCGCCGGTGGTTTCTCCCCGATGAGCATCTTCGGCGGCATCGTCAACGGCGTGGTCGAGCGGAACAACCTGCCGAGCGACCCCGGGCTGCTGTTTGTTTCGTCGTTCCTGTTCAACGTGGTGCTCAGCGTGGTGGTCTTCTTCCTGTTCGGCGGGCGCGAACTGCTGCGGCGGCAGCCGGAAAAGGCCGAAGCGGTGCTCGCCGGGGGCGGCACGCCACCCGCGCCGGCCCCGGGCACGCCGAGCGGCGGCACCACCGGGGACGACGCCGACGTCCCGCCCGCGCTCACCCGCGACGGCGTGTTCACCCTGCTGGGCCTGGCCTCGCTCGCGATCGGCGTGCTGGTCTTCGGGCTCGACGTCGGCTTCACCGCGTTGTCGGTGGCCGCGCTGCTGTCCCTCGTCTCGCCCACCGCGGCCAAGGCGGCCGTCGGCCAGGTCGCGTGGCCGACCGTGCTGCTGATCTGCGGCATCGTCACCTACGTGTCGCTGATGGAACGCGCCGGCACGATCGACTGGCTCGGCAACCTGGTCACCGGCATCGGCACCCCGCTGCTCGCCGCGCTGGTCATCTGCGTGATCGGCGCGATCGTGTCCGCGTTCGCCTCCACCACCGGCATTCTCGGGGCGCTGATTCCCCTGGCCGTGCCGTTCCTGCTGGCGGGCGAGATCGGCGCGGTGGGCCTGATCGTGGCGCTGTCGATCTCGTCGTCCGTGGTGGACTCGTCGCCGTTCTCCACCAGCGGCGCGCTGGTGGTGGCGAACACCCCGGCGGCGGACCGGGACCGCACCTTCCGGCGGTTGATGATCTGGGGTTTCAGCATGTGCGCGGTGGCGCCGGTCGCCACCTGGATCTTCTTCGTCTCCCCCGGCTGGCTCTAG
- a CDS encoding pyridoxal-phosphate-dependent aminotransferase family protein, with translation MTYAAGRHFLQIPGPTNVPDSVLRAMSAATIDHRGPEFAELGLELLRDIRPVFGTTGPVVLYPATGTGAWEAALVNTLSPGDRVLCFETGHFATLWQEMARGLGLEVDFVPGDWRHGANPEVVAEKLAADRAYTIKAVCVVHNETSTGVTSRIPEVRAAMDAAGHPALLLVDTISSLGSIDYRHDEWGVDVTVSGSQKGLMLPPGLSFNAISEKALAAAETARLPRSFWDWKPMLAANQRGFFPYTPNTNLLYGLKEALRLLYAEGLPNVFARHARHAAATRAAVRAWGLEVLCLDEREYSGSLTAVLVPDGVDADKVRALILDRFDMSLGAGLGKLAGRIFRIGHLGAFNDLTLAGTLSGVQMGLTLAGVPIEPRGVAAALEYLQDN, from the coding sequence ATGACGTACGCGGCAGGACGGCACTTCCTTCAGATCCCGGGGCCGACCAACGTGCCGGACTCGGTGTTGCGTGCGATGTCGGCCGCGACCATCGACCACCGCGGCCCCGAGTTCGCCGAACTGGGTCTGGAGCTGCTCCGCGACATCCGGCCGGTGTTCGGCACCACCGGCCCGGTCGTGCTCTACCCGGCGACCGGCACCGGCGCCTGGGAGGCCGCGCTGGTCAACACGCTGAGCCCGGGTGACCGCGTGCTGTGCTTCGAGACCGGCCACTTCGCCACGCTCTGGCAGGAGATGGCGCGCGGCCTCGGCCTCGAAGTGGACTTCGTGCCCGGCGACTGGCGGCACGGCGCGAATCCGGAGGTCGTCGCCGAGAAGCTCGCGGCCGACCGGGCCTACACCATCAAGGCCGTGTGCGTGGTGCACAACGAAACCTCGACCGGCGTGACCAGCCGGATCCCGGAGGTCCGCGCGGCGATGGACGCGGCAGGCCACCCGGCGCTGCTGCTCGTCGACACCATCTCCTCGCTGGGTTCCATCGACTACCGCCACGACGAATGGGGCGTGGACGTCACGGTTTCCGGCTCGCAGAAGGGGCTCATGCTCCCGCCCGGCCTCAGCTTCAACGCGATCAGCGAAAAGGCGCTGGCCGCCGCGGAAACCGCGCGCCTGCCACGGTCCTTTTGGGACTGGAAGCCGATGCTCGCGGCGAACCAGCGCGGCTTCTTCCCGTACACGCCGAACACGAACCTGCTGTACGGGCTCAAGGAAGCGCTGCGCCTGCTCTACGCCGAGGGCCTGCCGAACGTCTTCGCCCGCCACGCCCGGCACGCGGCCGCGACCAGGGCGGCCGTGCGAGCCTGGGGGCTGGAGGTGCTGTGCCTGGACGAACGCGAGTACTCCGGTTCGCTGACCGCGGTCCTCGTCCCGGACGGCGTGGACGCGGACAAGGTGCGCGCGCTGATCCTCGACCGGTTCGACATGTCACTGGGTGCCGGGCTCGGCAAGCTCGCCGGCCGGATCTTCCGCATCGGCCACCTCGGCGCGTTCAACGACCTCACGCTGGCGGGCACGCTGTCCGGGGTGCAGATGGGCCTGACACTGGCCGGGGTGCCGATCGAGCCGCGTGGTGTCGCCGCGGCGCTCGAGTACCTGCAGGACAACTGA